A section of the Cryobacterium soli genome encodes:
- a CDS encoding endonuclease/exonuclease/phosphatase family protein, with translation MKVISYNLRKNRASGELIALVEQYDPDLLCLQECDTLDLPAEVGLLHLADSTTRNRLGLAVYYRRDRFTARKTQTFALKKSLHDRVLTPAHERLIGTLLYDMAAERELVVASFHAAPLTALNSLRRNQIRSAHAELNVLGPNLPTLMVGDYNYPIFKKHLSNEVKESGYDLTLSDSRTYTRYKFFRGHFDLATSVGLTIDNVETLPRGTSDHMPIMVTSSYGDASDGDAILRPAQTAGSDLGEFSI, from the coding sequence GTGAAGGTCATCAGCTACAACCTCCGCAAGAACCGTGCCAGCGGGGAGCTCATCGCCCTGGTCGAACAGTACGACCCCGACCTGCTGTGTCTGCAGGAATGCGACACCCTCGACCTGCCGGCCGAGGTCGGCCTGCTGCACCTGGCGGACTCCACCACCCGCAACCGGCTCGGCCTGGCCGTCTACTACCGGCGGGACCGGTTCACCGCGCGGAAGACGCAGACTTTCGCGCTGAAGAAGTCGCTGCACGACAGGGTGCTCACCCCGGCGCACGAACGCCTGATCGGCACGCTCCTGTATGACATGGCTGCGGAACGCGAATTGGTCGTGGCGTCGTTCCACGCCGCCCCGCTCACCGCGCTCAACTCCCTGCGACGCAATCAGATCCGGTCGGCGCACGCCGAGCTCAATGTGCTCGGGCCCAACCTGCCGACCCTGATGGTGGGGGATTACAACTACCCCATCTTCAAGAAGCACCTCAGCAATGAGGTCAAGGAGTCCGGGTACGACCTCACCCTGAGCGACAGCCGCACCTACACGCGGTACAAGTTCTTCCGCGGCCACTTCGACCTCGCCACGTCGGTGGGCCTCACCATCGACAACGTCGAGACCCTGCCTCGCGGCACGTCCGACCACATGCCGATCATGGTCACGTCCTCCTACGGTGACGCGTCCGACGGCGACGCGATCCTACGTCCGGCTCAGACGGCCGGTTCCGATCTGGGCGAGTTCTCGATCTGA
- a CDS encoding GNAT family N-acetyltransferase, with the protein MTTVLAHEPDASRYALYLDGELAAVADYVAQGEILSFNHTFTDPARRGQGLAGQVVTFAMDDVENTSNRAVSPDCWYVAKWFDKHPERAGLLRARR; encoded by the coding sequence GTGACCACAGTCCTCGCCCACGAACCGGATGCCTCCCGCTACGCGCTCTACCTCGACGGCGAGCTGGCCGCAGTGGCGGACTACGTGGCCCAGGGCGAGATCCTCTCGTTCAACCACACCTTCACCGACCCGGCCCGACGCGGCCAGGGCTTGGCCGGCCAGGTCGTGACGTTCGCCATGGACGACGTCGAAAACACGAGCAACCGGGCGGTCTCACCGGATTGCTGGTACGTGGCCAAATGGTTCGACAAGCATCCCGAGCGCGCCGGCCTGCTGCGGGCACGCCGCTGA
- a CDS encoding TM0106 family RecB-like putative nuclease: MFLLDSTVIFSASDLGAAAGCEWAVMRTLDAKLGRVEAVPDAGDAMLRRAGSLGDEHELRYLEKLRGTRQVVEFARPSMRELPQAAALTADAFRAGADVLFQATFFDGRFVGFADFIMRTESGSYEVFDTKLARSAKITALLQVAAYSDQLDRLGIPTGENVHLLLGDGRTSTHRLRDILPVYRKRRARLERVIDERVADPEPTAWGDPRYAACGRCAACALEVEAHRDVLLVAGMRLTQRRHLLEAGIDTVEQLAASRGPVDGLVEATVDALRAQARLQLVSRQLASGAAGHADAPAFEVYNPVALGALPQPDAGDIFFDFEGDPLYSEAAVGDDTVEWGLDYLFGLIEQDGTFRAFWAHDYAEERQALIDFLAYVAARRAAHPNLHIYHYAAYERTHLLSLAARHGVGEDAVDDLLRANVLVDLYPVVKKSLRVGSHSYSIKKLEPLYMGDDHRAGVDNAADSITEYADSRALFRDGDLAAAQAKLDAIADYNEYDCLSTLRLRDWLLARADEAGVPRAASRDLELDIPVREPSPVYLALAAQVADAPPGDRTPDQTAIALAGAAIDYHRREGKKFWQEHFDRLRNPADEWSATRDVLIVQHATVDRDWALVGRDRNLSRVLRIEGEAAPGSSLKLGQRPFLLYDAPYPPLAQTGEPGSRVAHERTEITGLVDEATGEEVLYVTEKLGRGGEPYDQLPMALAPATPPPPGTQVPAIAEWGRQVLDALPAMLPDAALDILRRVPPRRRAGEALPDAGGDITAAIRDSLLSIDRSYLAVQGPPGTGKTYTGSRVIAELVRDHGWKIGVVAQSHATVENMLSAVLKAGLAAGHVGKKAKSGEEARDTGWTALSPSRFAEFTGQAGGFVLGGTAWDFSNAQRIEPGSLDLLVIDEAGQFSLASTIASAVAARRLLLLGDPQQLPQVSQGSHPEPVDVSALGWLTDGHDVLPSEFGYFLAKSWRMHPAVCAPVSRLSYEGKLESRAADRHLDGVPPGLHPLPVPHTLNSTSSPEEADAVVELIRSLLGRAWTVGGVSTPLGQGDLIVVAPYNAQVEVIRERLALAGCHDVSVGTVDKFQGREAAVAIVSLAASSAEEVPRGLEFLLLANRLNVAISRAQWAAYLLYSPALTDALPHNAGTLAQLSAFIELVEG; this comes from the coding sequence GTGTTCTTGCTCGATTCCACAGTGATCTTCAGCGCCAGTGACCTCGGCGCCGCCGCGGGTTGCGAGTGGGCCGTGATGCGCACCCTCGACGCCAAGCTCGGCCGGGTGGAGGCCGTGCCCGACGCGGGTGACGCCATGCTGCGCCGGGCCGGTTCCCTCGGCGACGAGCACGAGCTGCGCTACCTCGAGAAGCTGCGCGGCACCCGCCAGGTCGTCGAGTTCGCCCGGCCGTCGATGCGCGAGCTGCCACAGGCCGCCGCCCTCACCGCCGACGCGTTCCGGGCCGGCGCGGATGTGCTCTTCCAGGCCACCTTCTTCGACGGCCGGTTCGTGGGGTTCGCCGACTTCATCATGCGCACCGAGTCCGGCTCCTACGAGGTCTTCGACACCAAGCTGGCGCGCTCGGCCAAGATCACGGCGTTGCTGCAGGTGGCCGCGTACAGCGACCAGCTCGACAGGCTCGGCATCCCGACCGGGGAGAATGTGCACCTGCTCCTCGGCGACGGGCGCACGAGCACTCACCGGCTGCGTGACATCTTGCCGGTCTACCGCAAGCGCCGCGCCCGGCTCGAACGCGTCATCGACGAGAGGGTCGCCGACCCCGAGCCCACGGCGTGGGGCGACCCGCGCTATGCCGCCTGCGGGCGTTGTGCGGCGTGCGCCCTCGAGGTCGAGGCCCATCGCGATGTGCTCCTCGTCGCCGGGATGCGGCTCACCCAGCGGCGACACCTGCTCGAAGCCGGCATCGATACCGTCGAGCAGCTCGCCGCGAGCCGCGGCCCGGTCGACGGGCTCGTCGAGGCCACGGTCGACGCGCTCCGGGCGCAGGCGCGGCTGCAGCTGGTCTCCCGGCAACTCGCCAGCGGCGCGGCCGGTCACGCCGACGCCCCGGCCTTCGAGGTGTACAACCCGGTGGCGCTCGGCGCGCTGCCCCAACCGGATGCCGGCGACATCTTCTTCGACTTCGAGGGCGACCCGCTCTACAGCGAGGCGGCCGTCGGCGACGACACCGTGGAGTGGGGCCTTGACTACCTGTTCGGACTCATCGAGCAGGACGGCACCTTCCGGGCGTTCTGGGCGCACGACTACGCCGAGGAACGCCAGGCCCTGATCGACTTCCTCGCCTACGTGGCCGCGCGCCGTGCCGCGCATCCGAACCTGCACATCTACCACTACGCCGCCTACGAACGCACCCACCTGCTGTCCCTCGCTGCCCGGCACGGCGTGGGTGAAGACGCGGTCGACGACCTGCTGCGCGCCAACGTGCTCGTGGATCTCTACCCGGTCGTCAAGAAGAGCCTGCGGGTGGGCTCGCACAGCTACTCGATCAAGAAGCTCGAGCCGCTGTACATGGGCGACGACCACCGCGCGGGCGTCGACAACGCTGCGGACTCGATCACTGAATACGCCGACTCCCGCGCCCTGTTCCGCGACGGCGACCTCGCCGCGGCCCAGGCCAAACTCGATGCCATCGCCGACTACAACGAGTACGACTGCCTCTCCACCCTGCGGCTGCGCGACTGGCTTCTGGCCCGGGCCGACGAGGCGGGAGTGCCCCGCGCGGCGTCCCGCGACCTCGAGCTCGACATCCCGGTGCGGGAGCCCAGCCCGGTCTACCTGGCGTTGGCGGCGCAGGTGGCGGATGCGCCGCCCGGCGACCGCACGCCCGACCAGACCGCGATCGCCCTGGCCGGCGCCGCCATCGACTATCACCGCCGCGAGGGCAAGAAGTTCTGGCAGGAGCACTTCGACAGGCTGCGGAACCCCGCCGACGAGTGGTCGGCCACCCGCGACGTGCTGATCGTGCAGCACGCCACAGTCGACCGCGACTGGGCCCTGGTGGGCCGGGACCGCAACCTCTCCCGGGTGCTGCGCATCGAGGGCGAGGCCGCGCCGGGCAGCTCGCTCAAGCTCGGCCAGCGGCCGTTCCTGCTCTACGACGCGCCCTACCCGCCGCTCGCACAGACCGGCGAGCCCGGCTCCCGGGTGGCCCACGAACGAACCGAGATCACCGGCCTCGTCGACGAGGCCACCGGTGAGGAGGTGCTCTACGTCACCGAGAAGCTCGGCCGCGGCGGAGAGCCCTACGACCAGCTGCCCATGGCGCTCGCGCCGGCCACGCCGCCGCCGCCGGGCACGCAGGTACCTGCGATCGCCGAATGGGGCCGGCAGGTGCTCGACGCGTTGCCGGCGATGCTGCCGGATGCGGCGCTGGACATCCTGCGTCGGGTTCCGCCGCGGCGCCGTGCCGGTGAGGCGCTTCCCGACGCGGGCGGGGATATCACCGCGGCCATCCGTGACAGCCTGCTCAGCATCGACCGCTCCTACCTGGCGGTGCAGGGCCCGCCCGGCACCGGCAAGACCTACACAGGCTCCCGGGTCATCGCAGAACTCGTGCGCGACCACGGCTGGAAGATCGGCGTGGTGGCTCAGTCGCACGCGACCGTGGAGAACATGCTCTCCGCCGTCCTCAAGGCGGGCCTGGCGGCCGGGCACGTGGGCAAGAAGGCCAAGTCAGGGGAGGAAGCCCGGGACACCGGGTGGACGGCCCTGTCGCCCAGCCGGTTCGCCGAGTTCACCGGGCAGGCCGGCGGGTTCGTGCTCGGGGGCACGGCCTGGGACTTCAGCAACGCCCAGCGCATCGAACCGGGCTCGCTCGACCTCCTCGTGATCGACGAGGCCGGCCAGTTCTCGCTCGCCAGCACCATCGCCTCCGCCGTCGCGGCCCGGCGCCTGCTGCTGCTCGGCGACCCGCAGCAGCTGCCGCAGGTGAGCCAGGGCTCGCACCCCGAACCTGTCGACGTCTCGGCGCTCGGCTGGCTCACCGACGGCCACGACGTGCTGCCGAGCGAGTTCGGCTACTTCCTCGCCAAGAGCTGGCGTATGCATCCGGCCGTGTGCGCGCCGGTGTCGCGACTCTCCTACGAGGGCAAACTGGAATCCCGGGCCGCCGACCGGCACCTCGACGGCGTCCCGCCCGGCCTGCATCCGCTGCCCGTGCCGCACACCCTCAACTCCACCTCGTCGCCGGAGGAGGCCGACGCCGTGGTCGAACTCATCCGCTCGCTGCTGGGTCGCGCCTGGACCGTCGGCGGGGTGAGCACCCCGCTCGGGCAGGGGGATCTCATCGTGGTGGCGCCCTACAACGCCCAGGTCGAGGTGATCCGCGAACGGCTCGCCCTTGCCGGATGCCACGACGTCAGCGTGGGCACGGTCGACAAGTTCCAGGGCCGCGAGGCCGCGGTGGCGATAGTGTCGCTCGCCGCGTCCAGCGCCGAAGAGGTGCCGCGGGGGCTGGAGTTCCTGCTCCTGGCCAACCGGCTCAACGTGGCCATCTCGCGGGCCCAGTGGGCGGCGTACCTGCTCTACTCGCCCGCGCTCACGGACGCCCTGCCGCACAACGCCGGCACGCTGGCGCAGCTGAGTGCCTTCATCGAGCTTGTCGAGGGCTGA
- a CDS encoding A1S_2505 family phage non-structural protein produces the protein MRITQLAPGEVFVFGSNAAGMHAAGAAAMAHERFGAVWGQGHGLHGQSYAINSMSGLAILQAEVAGFVDFAAQHPEFRFLVTEIGCGIAGYTPAEVAPFFAGASDNVVLPPRFAQELGR, from the coding sequence GTGCGCATCACCCAGCTGGCGCCCGGCGAGGTCTTCGTCTTCGGGTCGAACGCGGCGGGGATGCACGCCGCCGGGGCGGCCGCGATGGCGCACGAACGATTCGGTGCGGTCTGGGGTCAGGGCCACGGCCTGCACGGACAGTCCTACGCCATCAACTCGATGAGCGGGTTGGCCATTCTGCAGGCCGAGGTGGCCGGATTCGTGGACTTCGCCGCGCAGCATCCGGAGTTCAGGTTTCTCGTGACCGAGATCGGCTGCGGCATCGCCGGCTACACTCCCGCCGAGGTCGCACCATTCTTCGCCGGCGCGAGCGACAACGTGGTGTTGCCGCCCCGTTTCGCCCAGGAGCTGGGGCGCTGA
- a CDS encoding MarR family winged helix-turn-helix transcriptional regulator, translated as MDTNETDTVQGLNQAQLQAWMRFVAVVELVPGLLDSQLQRDSDLSHFEYYVLAMLSEAPNRTLRMTGLSSMTNSSLPRLSHVVRRLEERGLVQRSPCPTDRRATNASLTADGWAVVQEAAPGHIRTVRENVIDPLTDEQVAQLNAISNQLLQKLDPTNRLNSGAPEGA; from the coding sequence ATGGACACGAACGAGACAGACACCGTGCAGGGACTCAACCAGGCTCAATTGCAGGCCTGGATGCGTTTTGTGGCCGTAGTGGAACTCGTCCCCGGCCTGCTGGACTCCCAGTTGCAGCGCGACTCCGACCTCAGCCACTTCGAGTACTACGTGCTCGCCATGCTCTCCGAGGCGCCCAACCGCACACTGAGGATGACCGGGCTCTCGTCGATGACCAACTCCAGCCTCCCCCGGCTCTCCCACGTGGTGCGCCGCCTCGAAGAGCGCGGCCTGGTGCAGCGTAGCCCCTGCCCGACCGACCGCCGGGCCACGAATGCCTCACTCACCGCTGACGGCTGGGCCGTCGTGCAGGAGGCCGCACCCGGGCACATCCGCACGGTGCGCGAGAACGTCATCGACCCGCTCACCGACGAACAGGTGGCCCAGCTCAACGCCATCTCCAACCAGTTACTGCAGAAGCTCGACCCCACCAACCGCCTCAACTCCGGGGCACCCGAAGGAGCCTGA
- a CDS encoding NADPH-dependent F420 reductase produces MTSVSIIGAGNMGTAIAAIAATGGATVQLLAQDAEKTAAAAATAGSTVVSGVAGDTLTGDIVVLALPYPAVAGVLAQYAGQLDGKIVVDITNPLDFATFDSLVVPADGSAAQVIAETIPGARVLKAFNTTFAATLATGSVGGAVPTTVLIAGDDASAKEALIGVITAGGVAAVDAGALKRARELEALGFLQLTLAAGGAINWTGGFALVK; encoded by the coding sequence ATGACGAGCGTCAGCATCATCGGAGCAGGCAACATGGGCACGGCCATCGCAGCGATCGCGGCCACGGGAGGCGCAACCGTGCAGCTTCTCGCTCAGGACGCCGAGAAGACCGCCGCAGCCGCGGCGACCGCCGGGTCCACCGTCGTGTCGGGCGTGGCGGGCGACACCCTCACCGGCGACATCGTCGTTCTCGCACTGCCCTACCCGGCCGTGGCCGGGGTGCTCGCCCAGTACGCGGGCCAGCTCGACGGCAAGATCGTCGTGGACATCACCAACCCGCTCGACTTCGCCACCTTCGACTCGCTCGTCGTGCCGGCCGACGGCTCGGCCGCCCAGGTGATCGCCGAGACCATTCCCGGCGCCCGCGTGCTCAAGGCGTTCAACACAACCTTCGCCGCGACCCTGGCCACCGGCTCCGTCGGCGGTGCCGTGCCCACCACGGTTCTGATCGCCGGCGACGACGCATCCGCCAAGGAAGCCCTGATCGGCGTGATCACCGCCGGTGGCGTGGCCGCGGTCGACGCCGGAGCCCTCAAGCGCGCCCGTGAGCTCGAGGCCCTCGGCTTCCTGCAACTCACCCTCGCCGCCGGAGGCGCCATCAACTGGACCGGCGGCTTCGCCCTGGTCAAGTAA
- a CDS encoding DEAD/DEAH box helicase produces the protein MPPPLDPTRRAADASDWKAAVAALSGGLPADAPTPDTVADSPDARTTMGLLFELREQTPRSADRWRGATAVRASATRRRAGAYRLGVRPVLRSDSGKWVKSTITWSNVGYQLNRLNLNVEQHRWFCQFVPLHRVDKPVYNGQDTEWLYLDEFESPLLWHLLAEAARLGIALAGSHKDAQVTVGTTATVHLDAALTPAALTLSPVLTIDGGAYPLGDAGSIGDHGVYAFSLGTDPAIVLAPSAAPLNAEQRTLLGSAGALDLVVPAGEIDEFLREYYPTLRRGVPVTSTDASIEFPPPPPPVLVHTVSFEPKQAVRLDWQWQGDRDEEAETELLGRVADAVPGLPVPADPDAPTVTLTGLPAAEYTDKALPRLGEVAGLRVDLVGAKPDYRELTATPQLIVTTVETEKRDWFDLGVLVKIDGRSIPFDPIFRALATGRKKLLLVDNSYLSLTQPVFDRLRDLIDEARALQEWETGLRINRHQASLWSDFEDLADETEQAVSWRAAVGGLLSLERADTDAEGAAALPGAIPLPAGLNATLRPYQVAGFEWLAFLWEHGLGGILADDMGLGKTLQALALLSHAVQHSVGPEAGAPVTAHSAPQRPFLIVAPTSVVSNWLTEAARFTPNLRVGSVSSTQATSGLPLAEQAEGLDVLVTSYALFRLDARAYQAHGWAGLILDEAQFVKNRTSQLHRAARDLDVPFKLAVTGTPMENNLLELWALFSIVAPGLFPSARRFTEEYLRPAERKVRSQGELIERLRRRIRPLMLRRTKDVVARDLPAKQEQVLRVELDPRHREIYDTFLQRERQKLLGLMEDLEANRFIVFRSITLLRMLSLDASLVDDEYADVPSSKLDALFEQLDEVVAEGHRALIFSQFTSYLTLAAARLEKRGIRYSYLDGGTTDRPAVIEEFKTGDAPVFLISLKAGGFGLNLTEADYVFLLDPWWNPASESQAIDRTHRIGQTKSVMVYRLVAADTIEEKVMALKDSKAKLVQAVLDDDAVFAQSLTADDIRGLLEP, from the coding sequence ATGCCGCCGCCTCTCGATCCCACCCGCCGGGCGGCCGACGCATCCGATTGGAAGGCGGCCGTCGCGGCCCTCAGCGGCGGGCTGCCCGCGGACGCGCCGACGCCCGACACGGTCGCTGACTCCCCCGACGCCCGCACGACCATGGGCCTGCTCTTTGAGCTGCGGGAACAGACTCCCCGCAGCGCCGACCGCTGGCGCGGCGCCACCGCAGTGCGCGCCTCCGCCACCCGCCGCCGGGCCGGCGCCTACCGGCTCGGCGTGCGTCCGGTGCTGCGCAGCGACTCGGGCAAATGGGTCAAGTCCACCATCACGTGGAGCAACGTGGGCTACCAGCTCAATCGGCTCAACCTCAACGTGGAGCAGCACCGCTGGTTCTGCCAGTTCGTGCCGCTGCACCGGGTCGACAAGCCGGTCTACAACGGCCAGGACACCGAGTGGCTCTACCTCGACGAGTTCGAGAGCCCGCTGCTCTGGCACCTGCTCGCGGAGGCGGCGCGGCTGGGCATCGCTCTGGCCGGCAGCCACAAAGACGCCCAGGTCACCGTGGGCACTACGGCGACGGTGCACCTCGACGCCGCGCTGACCCCCGCGGCCCTGACCCTCTCCCCCGTGCTCACCATCGACGGCGGGGCGTATCCCTTGGGCGACGCGGGCAGCATCGGCGACCACGGCGTCTACGCGTTCTCGCTCGGCACCGACCCGGCCATCGTGCTGGCACCCAGCGCGGCCCCGCTCAATGCAGAACAGCGCACCCTGCTGGGAAGCGCCGGGGCCTTGGACCTGGTCGTGCCGGCGGGCGAGATCGACGAGTTCCTGCGCGAGTACTACCCGACGCTCCGCCGCGGCGTGCCGGTGACGAGCACGGATGCCTCCATCGAGTTCCCGCCCCCGCCGCCGCCCGTGCTCGTGCACACCGTGAGTTTCGAGCCCAAGCAGGCCGTGCGGCTGGACTGGCAGTGGCAGGGCGACCGTGACGAAGAAGCCGAGACCGAACTGCTGGGCCGTGTGGCCGACGCCGTTCCCGGCCTGCCGGTGCCGGCCGACCCGGACGCCCCCACCGTGACGCTGACCGGCCTGCCCGCCGCGGAGTACACCGACAAAGCGCTCCCCCGACTCGGCGAGGTGGCCGGGCTGCGCGTGGACCTGGTCGGCGCCAAGCCGGACTACCGCGAGCTCACCGCCACCCCGCAGCTGATAGTGACCACTGTGGAGACCGAGAAACGCGACTGGTTCGACCTCGGCGTGCTCGTGAAGATCGACGGCCGCAGCATCCCGTTCGACCCCATCTTCCGGGCCCTGGCCACGGGCCGCAAGAAACTGCTGCTGGTCGACAACAGCTACCTCTCGCTCACCCAGCCCGTGTTCGACCGCTTGCGCGACCTCATCGACGAGGCCAGGGCACTGCAGGAGTGGGAGACGGGCCTCCGGATCAACCGGCACCAGGCCAGTCTGTGGTCGGACTTCGAGGATCTCGCCGACGAGACCGAACAGGCCGTCTCCTGGCGAGCCGCCGTTGGCGGGCTACTGAGCCTCGAGCGCGCCGACACGGATGCGGAGGGTGCGGCGGCGCTACCCGGCGCCATTCCCCTGCCCGCCGGGTTGAACGCCACCCTGCGCCCCTACCAGGTGGCCGGATTCGAGTGGCTCGCGTTCCTCTGGGAGCACGGCCTCGGCGGCATCCTGGCCGACGACATGGGACTCGGCAAGACCCTGCAGGCCCTCGCGCTGCTCAGTCATGCCGTGCAGCATTCGGTGGGCCCCGAGGCGGGTGCCCCAGTAACCGCACACTCCGCGCCGCAGCGCCCGTTCCTCATCGTGGCGCCCACCTCGGTCGTGTCCAACTGGCTCACCGAGGCCGCCCGGTTCACCCCGAACCTGCGGGTCGGGTCGGTGTCGAGCACCCAGGCCACCAGCGGGCTCCCCCTGGCCGAGCAAGCCGAGGGCCTGGACGTGCTCGTCACCTCGTACGCCCTGTTCCGGCTCGATGCCCGGGCGTACCAGGCGCACGGCTGGGCGGGGCTGATCCTCGACGAGGCGCAGTTCGTGAAGAACCGCACCTCCCAGCTGCACCGCGCTGCCCGCGACCTCGACGTGCCGTTCAAGCTGGCCGTGACGGGCACACCCATGGAGAACAACCTGCTCGAGCTCTGGGCGCTGTTCTCCATCGTCGCCCCTGGCCTGTTCCCCTCGGCCCGCCGGTTCACCGAGGAGTACCTGCGCCCGGCCGAGCGCAAGGTGCGCTCCCAGGGCGAGCTGATCGAGCGGCTGCGGCGCCGCATCCGCCCGCTCATGCTGCGGCGCACCAAGGATGTCGTCGCCCGCGACCTGCCAGCCAAGCAGGAGCAGGTGCTGCGGGTGGAGCTCGACCCGCGCCACCGGGAAATCTACGACACCTTCCTGCAGCGGGAACGCCAGAAGCTGCTCGGGCTGATGGAGGACCTGGAGGCCAACCGGTTCATCGTCTTCAGGTCGATCACACTGCTTCGCATGCTGAGCCTGGATGCGTCGCTGGTCGACGACGAGTACGCCGACGTGCCATCGAGCAAGCTCGACGCGCTGTTCGAGCAACTCGACGAGGTGGTCGCCGAGGGCCACCGGGCGCTCATCTTCAGCCAGTTCACCTCATACCTGACCCTGGCCGCGGCGCGGCTGGAGAAGCGCGGCATCCGCTACAGCTATCTCGACGGCGGCACCACGGACCGACCCGCCGTCATCGAGGAGTTCAAGACCGGGGATGCCCCGGTGTTCCTGATCAGCCTCAAGGCCGGCGGGTTCGGCCTCAACCTCACCGAGGCAGACTACGTGTTCCTGCTCGACCCCTGGTGGAACCCGGCCAGCGAGTCCCAGGCCATCGACCGCACCCACCGGATCGGCCAGACCAAGAGCGTCATGGTGTACCGGCTCGTGGCCGCCGACACCATCGAGGAGAAGGTGATGGCGCTCAAAGACAGCAAGGCCAAGCTCGTGCAGGCCGTGCTCGACGACGACGCCGTCTTCGCGCAGTCGCTCACGGCCGACGACATCCGGGGCCTCCTCGAGCCCTAA
- a CDS encoding GyrI-like domain-containing protein, with amino-acid sequence MQIDRVELEPRTMLGLHERVKMADLTDYFMRAFETSAAELAEQGLAPAGPPLALYHGMPTDTVDVTAGFPVAGAAHGTGNVVVTELPVGEAVTSIYTGPYDGMTRTYDEIAVWLREHDLKTGADMWEEYLTGPDVDPDPATWQTRIVLPLA; translated from the coding sequence ATGCAGATCGACCGCGTCGAACTTGAACCGCGCACCATGCTGGGGCTGCACGAGAGGGTCAAGATGGCCGACCTCACCGACTATTTCATGCGAGCCTTCGAGACCTCCGCCGCCGAGCTCGCCGAGCAGGGCCTCGCCCCGGCAGGCCCGCCGCTCGCGCTGTATCACGGCATGCCCACCGACACCGTCGATGTGACCGCCGGGTTTCCGGTGGCCGGTGCCGCTCACGGCACCGGCAACGTCGTGGTCACGGAGCTGCCGGTCGGCGAGGCCGTGACGAGCATCTACACCGGACCCTACGACGGGATGACTCGCACCTACGACGAGATCGCCGTCTGGCTGCGCGAGCACGACCTGAAGACGGGAGCCGACATGTGGGAGGAATACCTCACCGGACCCGATGTCGACCCGGATCCCGCCACCTGGCAGACCCGGATCGTCCTGCCCCTCGCCTGA